In Candidatus Defluviilinea proxima, a single genomic region encodes these proteins:
- a CDS encoding site-specific DNA-methyltransferase, translated as MTLPLNQILPGDCIEILNSLPENSVDVIFADPPYNLQLRNDLYRPDMSKVDAVDDRWDKFDDFKAYDEFTSRWLSASQKVLKDTGTIWVIGSYHNIYRVGSIMQDLGFWILNDVVWIKNNPMPNFRGVRFTNAHETMLWAQKKKGARYTFNHKSMKALNDDLQMRSDWTIPLVTGKQRIKSNGSKAHSTQKPEGLLYRVIMSSSNIGDVILDPFFGSGTTGAVAKKLGRNWIGIERDKKYVKVAQKRIDAVAESDSEAINVEKPKQARVPFGALLESGALSVGQTLFFAKDGTKAKVLSNGHLKCGDITGSIHGVAKALMNGAPVNGWDMWLYKDENGKKIVIDELRKIFRDTGVEHV; from the coding sequence ATGACTCTACCCCTCAACCAAATCCTACCCGGTGATTGCATCGAGATTCTCAATTCGCTCCCAGAGAATTCGGTAGATGTGATCTTTGCCGATCCTCCATACAACCTGCAACTGCGTAATGATTTATATCGTCCCGATATGTCGAAGGTGGATGCGGTGGATGATCGTTGGGATAAGTTCGATGACTTCAAAGCGTATGACGAGTTCACATCTAGGTGGCTATCCGCAAGCCAGAAAGTACTGAAGGATACAGGCACGATCTGGGTTATCGGGTCGTATCACAATATCTATCGCGTTGGCTCGATCATGCAAGACCTCGGCTTTTGGATCCTCAATGACGTGGTGTGGATAAAAAATAATCCCATGCCCAACTTTAGAGGGGTGCGTTTTACGAACGCTCATGAGACAATGCTCTGGGCGCAAAAGAAAAAAGGCGCACGCTACACGTTCAATCACAAATCCATGAAGGCGTTGAACGATGATCTGCAAATGCGTTCGGATTGGACGATCCCTTTGGTGACCGGCAAACAACGTATCAAGTCCAATGGATCAAAAGCACATTCGACTCAGAAACCAGAGGGACTGCTCTATCGAGTCATTATGTCCTCTTCAAATATCGGAGATGTGATCCTCGATCCGTTCTTTGGCTCAGGGACAACTGGAGCCGTCGCGAAAAAACTCGGTCGCAACTGGATCGGAATCGAACGAGATAAGAAGTACGTGAAGGTCGCGCAGAAACGCATTGACGCGGTGGCAGAGTCCGATTCAGAGGCGATCAATGTTGAGAAGCCGAAGCAGGCCCGGGTCCCGTTTGGAGCGTTGCTTGAGAGTGGAGCATTATCTGTGGGACAGACTCTGTTCTTCGCGAAGGATGGGACAAAAGCGAAAGTCCTATCCAATGGGCATTTGAAGTGTGGAGACATCACAGGTTCTATTCACGGCGTGGCGAAAGCGTTGATGAATGGCGCGCCGGTGAATGGCTGGGATATGTGGTTGTATAAAGATGAAAACGGCAAGAAGATCGTGATCGATGAATTGAGAAAAATTTTCCGAGATACAGGAGTTGAACATGTCTAA
- a CDS encoding DUF559 domain-containing protein: MQEKATLEVIPAILQLARDHRHPLTPAEAKIWSRVRNRGLGFKIRRQHPIWRFIADFYCAEAKLVIEIDGDSHAEPDQEEYDKARTEWLEERGYKVMRITNEDVYKHLEDALNEIYLTCQERVAELKSL; the protein is encoded by the coding sequence ATGCAAGAAAAGGCAACCCTTGAAGTCATCCCCGCCATTTTACAATTGGCACGCGATCATCGGCATCCACTTACGCCCGCCGAAGCGAAGATATGGTCACGTGTCAGAAACCGTGGTTTGGGTTTCAAGATCCGTCGCCAACATCCCATTTGGAGATTTATCGCTGATTTCTACTGCGCAGAAGCAAAACTTGTCATCGAAATAGACGGCGACTCACACGCCGAGCCAGACCAGGAAGAATACGACAAGGCAAGAACTGAATGGCTGGAAGAGCGCGGGTACAAAGTCATGCGGATTACAAATGAAGATGTGTATAAGCATTTGGAAGATGCGCTGAACGAAATATATTTGACTTGCCAGGAACGCGTGGCTGAATTAAAGTCATTATAA
- a CDS encoding DHH family phosphoesterase has protein sequence MQSKIYVIGHVNPDTDTIASAMGYAWLLRERDGIDTVAARAGALNPQSAWVLKQLNLDAPVLLTDASPRFESVMIRLDSIRPEAQLGAAWTLASRTGGIAPVVDEDGKPYGIVHGYSLFKYFSETLGPRPGDTTVREMMTAQCKDAADTTVPKYNANAHIRDSLNRLLRDEHNEYWVTDENGLYLGIARQRDVLNPPRLKIILVDHNEPRQSIAALEEAELLEILDHHRLGNPYTHQPIRFTVDVVGSTSTLVCELTAEAGLSMPPDLAGALLAGLLSDTLILTSPTTTPRDKTAAERLARWAFVGGSPLKGETVESFGKAVLSAGAGLSNRKPEEVVSTDIKPFEAGGFKFAVAQAEVTDIMQLAEHLGPLTSALDALRDKRGLDFAMLLITDVVRGSSRLIISSNPPPILADIPYPPLPDGTRDAPGVVSRKKQLLPVVLGLLER, from the coding sequence ATGCAATCTAAAATATACGTAATCGGACACGTCAACCCTGACACAGACACCATCGCATCTGCGATGGGATACGCCTGGCTGTTACGCGAACGTGATGGTATCGATACCGTTGCGGCACGGGCAGGCGCACTCAACCCGCAAAGCGCGTGGGTATTGAAGCAACTCAACCTCGATGCGCCCGTATTGCTCACCGATGCATCGCCTCGCTTTGAATCGGTGATGATACGGCTCGATAGCATTCGCCCCGAAGCACAACTCGGCGCGGCGTGGACTCTTGCCAGCCGTACAGGCGGCATCGCCCCAGTGGTGGATGAAGACGGCAAACCATATGGCATCGTTCATGGGTATAGTCTCTTCAAATATTTTTCTGAAACGCTTGGCCCACGCCCCGGCGATACCACCGTGCGCGAGATGATGACTGCCCAATGCAAGGACGCGGCAGATACGACCGTTCCCAAATACAACGCGAATGCACACATCCGCGATTCACTTAATCGCTTATTACGCGATGAGCATAATGAATATTGGGTAACAGATGAAAATGGTTTGTACCTCGGCATCGCGCGTCAGCGAGATGTCCTTAACCCGCCGCGCCTCAAGATCATTCTCGTAGACCACAACGAGCCACGCCAATCCATCGCCGCGCTCGAAGAAGCTGAATTATTGGAGATCCTGGATCATCACCGACTCGGTAATCCGTATACGCATCAACCGATCCGCTTTACTGTGGATGTGGTGGGATCAACTTCCACGCTTGTGTGTGAGTTGACCGCCGAAGCCGGGCTCTCCATGCCGCCTGATCTCGCCGGTGCGCTTCTTGCTGGACTTTTATCTGATACGCTCATCCTGACATCTCCCACCACCACGCCTCGTGACAAGACCGCCGCCGAACGCCTGGCGCGTTGGGCTTTTGTGGGTGGAAGTCCGCTCAAAGGCGAAACAGTTGAGTCGTTTGGTAAGGCCGTGTTATCCGCTGGTGCAGGGCTTTCCAATCGCAAACCAGAGGAAGTGGTCAGCACCGATATCAAACCATTCGAGGCTGGCGGATTCAAATTCGCTGTAGCCCAAGCCGAAGTAACAGACATCATGCAATTGGCTGAGCACTTGGGTCCGCTCACCAGCGCTCTCGATGCGCTCAGAGATAAGCGCGGCCTCGACTTTGCCATGCTCCTCATCACCGATGTGGTACGTGGCTCCAGCAGACTCATCATCTCATCCAATCCGCCCCCCATCCTTGCAGACATCCCCTATCCTCCATTGCCTGATGGCACACGCGACGCGCCCGGTGTAGTTTCGAGGAAGAAGCAGTTATTGCCCGTGGTGTTAGGACTGTTGGAACGATAG
- a CDS encoding molybdopterin-dependent oxidoreductase, with the protein MKLTINSSKHELECHPSETLLSAVRRLGYYGVKFGDEQGLTGADTVLLDGKPVNAGSLLAAQAEGHNIVTIEGLGEHPDQGWKKTDGLHPLQQAFVESGAIQCGFCTPGQILAAKSLLEANPNPTEDEVREAIAGVLCRCTGYVKPVQAVLKAAAVMRGEAEFGEGILISFDPPSTPPSNEPLSTLSDTQTRTLPKVFSTPETQTYQTVGKPEKKVDAIKLVQGKPAFTADMDMRGMLYARVLRSPHAHARIKKINASKARELKGVAAVLTWQDIPRVVYSTAGQSDPIPGPLDSFSLDNKVRFVGDRVAMVAAETPEIAEKALTLIDVEYEILDAILDSRQAMDPKAVRIHDEPEYVNFADSNPDKNLAAEIRIDIGNVEKGFAEADQIFEAEYEVPKVQQAHIEPHVCVTYWDEDDRLVIRTSTQVPFHVRRMLAPVLNLPVKRIRVIKPRIGGGFGGKQEVLMEDVPAHLTIATKRPVIYEYTREEEFIAARSRHPMRVKMKTGVKRDGTITANEMYALSDTGAYGCHALTVTGNTGHKAMALYVGDGEYRKSPNIRFYADVVYTNTPPSGAFRGYGVPQGYWPLDRHMEKIARALNLDPIDFRLKNAIHPGEYHPFSTAWNEGREPRPEIIHTVGLEQCVAQGRAAINWDDKYGNEEWRNSPSTSLRSAQGGKLRKGIGVAMVMQGTAIPYLDMGGASIKMNDDGSFNLLVGATDLGTGSDTVLAQMAAEVLGVPLEDMICYSSDTDFTPFDKGAYASSTTYISGTAAVNAAKICAERIRVRATMMLGLDESESAKVKLSNRMATVPDGRSVSFAEIALDSLHKNKQEQIMGVASYVSPVSPPPFAAQFAEVTVDTETGAVTVDRLVMAVDSGVIVNPLTASGQIEGGMTQALGYAVCEEMRYDDKGNAIERDLDRYHIFRADEMPALETIFVETFEPSHPFGVKAVAEIPMDGVAPAVGNAILDATGVNVDENPVTPERLWRALKLQ; encoded by the coding sequence ATGAAACTTACCATCAACAGTAGTAAACACGAACTCGAATGCCACCCATCTGAGACTCTCCTCTCTGCCGTACGCAGACTTGGTTATTACGGAGTCAAGTTTGGTGACGAGCAGGGACTCACCGGCGCAGACACAGTTCTGCTCGACGGTAAACCTGTCAACGCGGGATCACTTCTCGCCGCCCAAGCCGAGGGACATAACATCGTCACCATAGAAGGTCTTGGCGAGCATCCCGATCAAGGCTGGAAGAAGACAGACGGGTTGCATCCACTACAACAAGCCTTCGTTGAGTCGGGCGCGATCCAATGCGGATTCTGTACGCCCGGGCAGATCCTTGCGGCGAAGTCTTTGCTGGAGGCAAATCCAAACCCAACAGAAGATGAAGTGCGCGAAGCGATCGCGGGCGTGTTGTGTCGTTGTACAGGGTATGTCAAACCCGTGCAGGCCGTACTCAAAGCCGCGGCCGTGATGCGTGGAGAGGCAGAATTTGGCGAAGGCATCTTGATCTCGTTCGATCCTCCAAGCACGCCCCCATCCAATGAGCCATTGTCAACACTATCGGATACACAGACAAGAACACTGCCAAAAGTTTTTTCCACGCCTGAAACGCAAACCTACCAAACCGTCGGCAAGCCCGAAAAGAAAGTGGATGCAATCAAACTTGTGCAAGGCAAACCTGCCTTCACCGCAGATATGGACATGCGCGGTATGTTATACGCGCGCGTGTTGCGCAGTCCGCACGCCCATGCCCGCATCAAAAAGATCAATGCCAGCAAAGCCCGCGAACTCAAAGGCGTTGCGGCCGTGCTGACATGGCAGGATATTCCGCGTGTGGTCTATTCCACGGCGGGACAATCCGACCCGATCCCCGGTCCGCTCGATTCGTTTTCACTGGATAACAAAGTGAGATTTGTCGGCGACCGCGTGGCAATGGTCGCAGCAGAGACTCCTGAAATCGCTGAGAAAGCGTTGACGTTGATCGACGTGGAATACGAAATATTGGATGCCATCCTCGACTCACGTCAAGCCATGGACCCAAAAGCGGTTCGGATTCACGATGAGCCTGAATACGTCAATTTTGCCGATTCGAACCCTGACAAAAATCTCGCGGCCGAGATCCGTATTGACATTGGTAACGTGGAAAAAGGTTTTGCCGAAGCGGACCAGATCTTTGAAGCGGAATATGAAGTGCCAAAGGTGCAACAAGCGCACATCGAACCACACGTCTGCGTGACATATTGGGACGAGGATGACCGTCTTGTGATTCGCACATCCACACAGGTTCCGTTCCATGTGCGGAGAATGCTTGCGCCTGTTTTGAACTTACCCGTCAAACGGATTCGCGTTATCAAGCCGCGCATCGGTGGCGGCTTCGGTGGCAAGCAGGAAGTGTTGATGGAAGATGTGCCTGCACATTTGACAATTGCCACCAAGCGGCCTGTCATCTACGAATACACGCGCGAAGAAGAATTTATCGCGGCACGCTCACGCCACCCGATGCGAGTCAAAATGAAGACCGGCGTGAAGCGCGATGGAACGATCACAGCCAATGAAATGTACGCCTTATCTGACACTGGCGCATATGGTTGCCATGCATTGACCGTCACCGGCAACACAGGCCACAAGGCAATGGCGTTATACGTCGGCGACGGAGAATATCGCAAGAGTCCCAATATCCGCTTTTACGCAGATGTGGTGTACACCAACACTCCCCCGTCTGGCGCGTTCCGTGGATACGGTGTTCCGCAAGGCTATTGGCCGCTCGACCGTCACATGGAAAAGATCGCGCGCGCGTTGAATCTCGACCCGATTGACTTCCGCTTGAAGAACGCGATCCATCCCGGAGAATATCATCCGTTTTCAACTGCATGGAATGAAGGACGTGAACCGCGCCCCGAGATCATCCACACGGTTGGATTGGAGCAATGCGTAGCGCAAGGACGTGCCGCCATTAATTGGGATGACAAATATGGGAACGAAGAGTGGCGCAACAGCCCTTCGACTTCGCTCCGCTCCGCTCAGGGCGGAAAGTTACGTAAAGGCATCGGCGTTGCGATGGTCATGCAAGGGACGGCCATCCCCTACCTCGATATGGGTGGCGCTTCGATCAAGATGAACGACGATGGTTCGTTCAATCTACTCGTCGGTGCAACGGATTTGGGCACAGGCTCAGATACGGTCCTTGCACAGATGGCGGCAGAAGTGTTGGGTGTACCACTTGAAGATATGATCTGTTATTCGTCAGATACTGACTTCACGCCGTTCGATAAAGGAGCATATGCCTCGTCAACAACCTACATCTCGGGCACGGCGGCGGTCAACGCGGCGAAAATTTGCGCCGAGAGGATTCGTGTCCGCGCGACGATGATGTTGGGCTTGGACGAATCGGAATCAGCGAAGGTAAAGCTGTCGAACCGCATGGCAACTGTCCCTGATGGAAGAAGCGTTTCTTTCGCCGAGATCGCGCTTGATTCATTGCACAAAAACAAACAGGAGCAGATCATGGGAGTCGCGTCATATGTCTCACCTGTTTCGCCTCCCCCATTTGCGGCGCAATTCGCAGAAGTCACAGTGGATACAGAAACAGGCGCAGTGACAGTGGACAGATTGGTGATGGCCGTCGATTCAGGTGTGATCGTCAATCCACTGACCGCATCAGGACAAATTGAAGGCGGTATGACCCAAGCACTTGGCTACGCAGTCTGCGAAGAGATGCGCTACGATGACAAAGGCAATGCCATTGAACGCGACTTGGATCGTTATCATATTTTCCGTGCCGATGAAATGCCCGCGCTAGAAACGATCTTTGTAGAAACCTTTGAGCCGAGTCATCCATTTGGCGTAAAGGCTGTGGCCGAGATTCCAATGGATGGTGTTGCGCCCGCAGTTGGCAATGCTATTTTGGATGCCACTGGGGTGAACGTGGATGAGAACCCGGTCACGCCGGAAAGATTGTGGCGGGCACTCAAATTACAGTAA
- a CDS encoding HD domain-containing protein — MHRAELFHLTPYIISLALSAGVLYYTWRRRTAKGASIFVWYVAGQTLWILSYIIELLSPSLNEKLFWDSLQWLATLLVVVSLPVFTVQYSEYKLNNHRRLFYLSLIVPIVFILVLATNDLHHLIYPNPHLISGQPFPELTYDFTWFIYGYAFYSYATTFWAAGLLLRRFLQPHNLYRTQLALIIPGFLIPIFGTILPLIGIQITPQRDATPFTSMIANLLIAWGLFRHKLFDVVPVGRDRLFEAMVDPVVILNNQHVVIDINTAMLTLLDKEAEEVIGHPAKQIFEHFPIPIKLYTHVSYARAEATFNVGSKTVYYELTVWPLYDMNKEMTGRIYISHDITALKELEQELRDLNVDLEKRVRLRTKELAEAYDTTLEGWAKTLELRDKETEGHSRRVTETTVAMARAMNIPEEEVEHIRRGSILHDIGKMGIPDEILRKEGPLTEKERRVVMNHPETAYELLREIPFLEKALEIPYCHHEKWDGSGYPRKLKEYEIPTSARIFAVADVWDALTSDRPYRKAWSRDEAVKYLLSESGTHFDPYVVNKFLQLVEQGKI, encoded by the coding sequence ATGCATCGTGCTGAATTATTTCACCTAACACCCTACATCATCTCACTCGCATTATCGGCGGGAGTTTTGTATTACACATGGAGGCGTCGTACGGCAAAAGGCGCATCCATTTTTGTGTGGTATGTAGCGGGTCAAACGCTTTGGATATTGAGCTATATCATCGAGCTGCTCAGCCCCAGCCTGAACGAAAAATTATTCTGGGATAGCTTGCAATGGCTGGCAACTCTTTTGGTAGTTGTCTCCCTGCCAGTTTTCACCGTGCAATACAGCGAATACAAACTCAATAACCATCGCAGGTTATTTTATCTTTCTCTCATCGTGCCCATTGTATTCATACTGGTTTTGGCAACGAATGACCTGCATCATCTGATCTATCCCAATCCTCACTTGATCTCCGGACAACCATTCCCGGAATTGACATACGATTTCACATGGTTCATATACGGATACGCTTTCTACAGTTACGCCACCACTTTTTGGGCGGCAGGACTTTTGCTTCGTCGCTTCCTTCAACCCCATAACCTGTATCGCACTCAATTAGCGCTCATCATCCCTGGCTTTCTCATCCCAATTTTCGGGACAATTCTCCCGTTGATCGGGATCCAAATCACGCCACAACGAGATGCAACGCCTTTCACAAGCATGATAGCAAATCTGCTTATCGCGTGGGGATTATTTCGCCACAAACTCTTTGATGTTGTGCCCGTAGGTCGTGACCGTCTCTTCGAAGCCATGGTGGACCCGGTCGTGATCCTCAACAACCAACATGTGGTCATTGACATCAACACGGCAATGCTCACCTTGCTTGATAAAGAAGCAGAAGAAGTGATCGGTCACCCTGCAAAACAGATCTTCGAACATTTCCCCATCCCGATCAAACTGTATACACATGTCTCGTATGCGCGCGCGGAAGCCACGTTTAATGTAGGCAGTAAAACTGTCTACTACGAGCTGACCGTCTGGCCCTTATATGACATGAACAAGGAAATGACAGGGCGCATCTACATCTCACACGATATCACGGCCCTCAAAGAACTTGAGCAAGAGTTGAGAGATTTGAACGTAGACCTTGAGAAACGAGTCCGCTTGAGAACGAAGGAACTGGCCGAAGCGTACGATACAACCCTCGAAGGCTGGGCCAAGACTCTGGAATTGCGGGATAAAGAAACAGAGGGGCATTCGCGTCGGGTCACAGAAACAACTGTCGCCATGGCAAGAGCGATGAATATCCCCGAAGAGGAAGTGGAACACATACGGCGTGGGTCCATTCTGCACGATATTGGCAAGATGGGAATCCCCGATGAGATCTTGCGCAAGGAAGGCCCGCTTACCGAGAAAGAACGGCGCGTTGTCATGAATCATCCAGAAACCGCATATGAGTTGCTCAGAGAGATCCCGTTTTTGGAAAAAGCCCTTGAGATCCCTTATTGTCACCATGAAAAATGGGATGGAAGTGGCTACCCACGCAAGCTCAAGGAATACGAAATTCCCACATCTGCCCGCATCTTTGCCGTGGCCGATGTGTGGGATGCGCTGACATCCGACCGTCCATACCGCAAAGCATGGAGCCGGGACGAAGCTGTAAAATACCTACTCAGTGAATCGGGAACCCACTTTGACCCATACGTGGTAAACAAATTCCTGCAACTGGTGGAGCAAGGCAAGATATAA
- a CDS encoding insulinase family protein: MSKKFTLMQEQTIPEINATIKYYIHKKTGARLLSVINDDENKVFSINFRTPPKDSTGVAHILEHSVLNGSEKYPSKEPFVELLKGSLATFVNAFTYPDKTCYPVASQNLQDFYNLIDVYMDAVLHPLLAEQTLMQEGWHYELNDVSEPLTYKGVVFNEMKGAYSSPDGLLETVIINSLFPKHVYGVDSGGDPRHIPDLTYEAFKEFHASYYHPSNSFIFFYGNDDPEQRLKLMEEYLKPYKKIKVKSSIPLKKPFNRAKKVKYSYDAGQDTDIKKKHYLTVNWVLPDTSDPVMNFSLRILSNILIGTPASPLKKALLDSGLGEDLAGVGLEADLHQIIFSTGLKGTRASSAKKIEKLIFDTLETLVREGIDPDMIASALNTVEFRLRENNTGSFPRGISLMLRSLTTWLHDDDPFKLIAFEAPLNAIRARLTNDKLYFEKLIATYLLDNQHRTILRLQPDPELGRRFEEEEQARLAKIRESLTEEQLKDIVETTKQLKKRQETPDTEEVLAKIPVLKLQDLDKQVRTIPIDVMDIQDTKVLYHDLSTNGIVYLDLGFDLHALPKDLLPLTEIFARALLEMGTATEDYVKLSQRIGKSTGGIYGSAITSTVVGSGESVLKLVLRGKATMGQSFELLSILKDVLLTTKFDNKERLKQIVMEEKAGLESGLVPSGHIFVNQRLRAQFGESGWAKDQMSGVGYLFALRELAKDIDKKWDTILQKLEAMRDALVNRKAMLVNVTVDAANWSAFKPQLDSFLSTLPSKDVVLSSFNIQPNAVKEGLTIPAQVNYVGKGANLYDLGYQYDGSADVVVGYLRMAYLWEKIRVQGGAYGSFAVFDDASGVFTFLSYRDPNIAGTIENYDKAAAFLKGLDASRLSDNELTKAIIGAIGDLDAYQLPDAKGYTSMMRYLTNRTDALRQKTRDQVLSTNGEDFIAFGEALEKLAQSEAVAVIGSQSALEAAEVGLKVTKVL, translated from the coding sequence ATGTCTAAAAAATTTACGCTGATGCAGGAACAAACCATTCCTGAGATCAATGCAACGATCAAGTATTACATTCATAAGAAAACGGGAGCGCGTTTGCTCTCGGTCATCAACGATGACGAAAACAAAGTGTTCTCGATCAACTTCCGCACACCGCCCAAGGATTCCACTGGCGTTGCACACATCCTTGAGCATTCTGTGTTGAACGGCTCCGAGAAATATCCTTCAAAAGAACCGTTCGTGGAATTGCTCAAAGGCTCGCTGGCAACATTCGTCAATGCATTCACGTATCCCGATAAAACCTGCTACCCAGTGGCAAGCCAAAACCTGCAAGACTTTTACAACTTGATCGATGTATACATGGATGCAGTGCTTCATCCGTTGCTGGCCGAGCAAACGCTCATGCAAGAGGGTTGGCATTATGAGCTCAACGATGTATCCGAGCCACTCACCTATAAAGGCGTTGTGTTCAATGAAATGAAGGGCGCCTATTCTTCGCCCGATGGCTTGCTTGAAACCGTTATCATCAATTCACTTTTCCCCAAGCACGTCTACGGTGTGGATTCAGGCGGTGATCCACGCCATATCCCCGATCTCACATACGAAGCATTCAAAGAGTTTCACGCGAGTTATTATCATCCGTCCAATTCATTCATCTTTTTCTACGGCAACGATGATCCCGAACAACGACTCAAGCTCATGGAGGAATACCTCAAGCCATACAAGAAGATCAAAGTCAAATCAAGCATCCCGTTGAAGAAACCGTTCAATCGTGCGAAGAAGGTGAAATACTCTTATGATGCCGGGCAAGATACCGATATCAAAAAGAAACATTACCTCACGGTCAACTGGGTTCTCCCTGACACATCCGATCCCGTGATGAATTTCAGCTTGCGCATTCTCAGCAATATACTGATTGGCACGCCTGCGTCCCCGCTTAAGAAAGCTTTGCTCGATTCAGGTCTCGGTGAAGATCTGGCTGGTGTTGGCCTTGAAGCAGACCTGCACCAAATCATTTTCTCGACCGGTCTCAAAGGTACACGCGCCAGCAGTGCCAAAAAGATCGAAAAGCTTATCTTCGACACTCTCGAAACGCTTGTCCGCGAAGGCATTGACCCCGATATGATCGCATCTGCGCTCAACACGGTCGAGTTCCGTTTGCGCGAGAACAACACTGGCTCCTTCCCGCGTGGCATCTCGCTCATGCTCCGTTCATTGACCACCTGGCTTCACGACGACGATCCATTCAAACTGATCGCCTTCGAAGCGCCATTGAACGCCATCAGGGCAAGACTGACCAACGATAAACTCTACTTTGAAAAACTGATCGCGACTTACCTACTGGATAATCAGCACAGGACAATTCTCCGCCTCCAACCGGACCCGGAGCTTGGTCGCCGTTTCGAGGAAGAGGAACAAGCCCGACTGGCAAAGATCCGCGAGTCGCTGACAGAAGAACAGCTCAAAGACATCGTCGAAACTACAAAGCAACTCAAAAAGCGACAGGAAACACCAGATACAGAAGAAGTGCTAGCAAAGATCCCTGTTCTCAAACTACAGGACCTTGATAAACAAGTCAGGACAATTCCCATCGATGTAATGGATATACAGGATACAAAAGTTTTGTATCACGACCTCTCTACCAACGGGATCGTCTATCTCGATCTCGGCTTTGATCTACATGCCCTACCCAAGGATTTGCTCCCACTGACAGAAATCTTTGCGCGCGCCCTGCTCGAGATGGGAACAGCGACCGAAGATTATGTAAAACTCTCACAACGCATTGGCAAAAGCACAGGTGGAATCTACGGCTCAGCGATCACGTCTACAGTGGTCGGGTCGGGAGAGAGCGTACTCAAATTAGTCCTGCGCGGTAAAGCGACAATGGGACAGTCATTCGAATTGCTCAGCATCTTGAAAGATGTCCTGCTTACGACAAAGTTCGATAACAAAGAAAGACTCAAGCAGATCGTCATGGAAGAAAAGGCTGGTCTCGAGTCTGGCCTTGTGCCAAGTGGACATATTTTCGTCAATCAACGCTTGCGGGCACAATTCGGCGAATCAGGTTGGGCCAAAGATCAGATGAGTGGTGTTGGCTACTTGTTCGCACTGCGTGAGTTGGCAAAAGACATCGACAAAAAATGGGACACGATCTTACAAAAATTAGAAGCGATGCGTGACGCACTTGTCAACCGCAAAGCGATGTTGGTCAACGTAACTGTTGACGCCGCAAACTGGAGCGCATTCAAACCGCAACTAGATTCATTCCTTTCAACGTTGCCATCCAAAGACGTAGTACTTTCCTCCTTCAACATTCAGCCCAATGCAGTAAAAGAAGGCTTGACCATCCCTGCGCAGGTCAACTATGTAGGCAAGGGCGCGAACCTGTACGATCTTGGCTACCAGTATGACGGTTCCGCGGATGTTGTTGTCGGTTATCTACGCATGGCGTATCTATGGGAAAAGATTCGCGTGCAGGGGGGCGCGTACGGATCATTCGCAGTCTTTGACGATGCATCAGGTGTATTCACCTTCCTGTCCTACCGCGATCCAAATATTGCTGGAACAATTGAGAATTACGATAAAGCCGCCGCTTTCTTGAAAGGTCTCGATGCATCCCGCCTAAGCGACAACGAACTGACCAAGGCCATCATCGGCGCGATCGGCGACCTTGATGCCTATCAACTCCCCGATGCCAAAGGCTACACGTCCATGATGCGCTATCTCACCAACCGCACTGATGCCCTGCGCCAGAAAACGCGCGACCAAGTTCTCTCCACGAACGGCGAAGATTTCATCGCCTTCGGTGAAGCATTGGAAAAACTCGCTCAATCCGAAGCAGTGGCCGTGATAGGTTCGCAGTCTGCGCTGGAGGCGGCGGAGGTCGGATTGAAGGTAACTAAAGTTCTATAG